CCTGGCCGTCTTTCTGATTGGATTTCTGCCAAAATTCACGGGTTTTATTTGGCTATATGTTTTATATTCATTTATTGTGCTGTATTTAGGAGGTTTATTTCAATTCTCTGACTGGATCGGCAGTATTTCTCCTTTTGGCCATGTTCCGCAGGCACCGATTGAGGAATTCTCAATTATTCCGCTGCTTCTATTGTGTTTAATTGCTGGGGGACTGGCGTTAGCGGGGTTTATAGGGTTTAATAAGAGGGATATCGAGCAATAAAAATTAAGAAACGCAATCTATATGGGGATTGCGTTTTTTATTCATACTAATAACAGTCCAAAGGGTAATCTGAAGTTACATGTGTTGCAATATCAAAATTTTTGTGATTAAATAACAATATTCAAATCGTAATAATTACGATTTTCATCAGAAAGGAGTGACATACCTTGGCAAAAAAATCTAAGATAGCAAAGGAAATCAAACGGCAGGAGCTTGTATTAAAGTATGCAGAATTACGAAAGGAACTAAAAGAAAAAGGGGATTATGAGGCTCTAAGGAAACTGCCAAGAGACTCATCACCGACACGGCTGAAAAACCGCTGCCAGGTTACGGGCAGACCGCGGGGATATCTTCGCAAATTTAAAATGTCCCGAATTGCTTTCCGGGAATATGCGCACAAAGGGCAAGTTCCGGGAGTAAAGAAATCCAGCTGGTAAAATAAAATGCGGAGGTAATGAAAATGAAGGTAAATATTCATCCGGAATATCATAAAGTAGTATTCATGGATATGAACAGCGGCTTTAAATTTTTGACAGGATCAACAAAGACTGCAAATGAAACAATCGAGTGGGAAGATGAAAACACATACCCATTGATTAAAGTTGAAGTAAGCTCAGATACACATCCGTTTTATACTGGAGTTCAGAAGTTCACGGATCGCGGCGGACGTGCTGAACGATTTATGAAGAGATATAACATGAAGAGCAAGTAAATTGTTTCTCCACTTGGCGAGATGAGGTGAAAGATATGAATTCACATCTTATGGAAATGGTCTCAAGAGAGATTGTAAAGTCACTACCTCCTGAGCAAAAAGAGATTTATGAATTTGTCGTTGGTCTGGAAGAAGAGCTGGCTCAAAAGGCTTCGACTTCTGAAGAATTTATGGCTCTTCTTGTGAAGCATTCACCTCATAGGCAGGCGGCAGCACATTTTAACCTTTCATTTGGACAGCTGATGATGACCATGCATGAAATTGAAGACAAAATTAACAGGCTGCTTGAAAATAAATTGAAACATGTCACATGGGTCGAATTAACAGACAGTGTCCGGGCAAGAAAGAAAAGAAATAAAGTTAAATATTTTTATTTCTCCTTAAACGAAAGTAAGTCGTAAAAAAATTTATTCTTTAAATCGTAATGATTCCGTATTAAAACCTGCATCAGGAGGCTCATATGGTCTATGATTGGATCGTTGTAGGAGGCGGCATTCAGGGCAGTACCATTGCAGCCTTCTTAGTAAAAAATAATAAGGTATCAACTGATAAGCTGCGCATTATTGATCCACATGTAAGGCCATTATTTAAGTGGACTACAAGTACGGATCGGATTGGCATGAAATTTCTGCGCTCACCTTTTGTACATCACCTTGATGTCGATCCATTCAGCTTAAGAAGCTACGCAGCAAAGCACCAATGGAAGAAAAGTGAGTTCTATGGGGTCTATAAAAGACCATCCCTGGAAATGTTTAATGAGCACAGTCAGACTCTTCTCCATGATCTTGGATTAGGGGCCAGCTGGCATCAGGGATATGTAAATGGTCTCGATAGGGAGGACAATTATTGGATTGTAAATACAGCCGGAGAAGAACGTCTAAAGGCAAAAAGAGTCGTACTCGCATTAAGCATAAACGATCAGCTGCATGTACCCGAATGGGCAGATTCTATTAAGCAAGAATGGCATGTGATGTTTCACATCTTTGATGATTCTGCAGATTTTTCAAAATTGAGGATGCCTGTTGCTGTCATTGGAGGAGGCATTACAGCCGCCCATACAGTCATCAAGCTTTCGGCACTCTATTCAGGTCAAGTCACTTTAATAAAAAGGCATCCCTTTAAGGTTTGTGATTTTGACAGTGATCCGGGCTGGCTGGGACCTAAATATCAAAAAAGCTACCAGCGAATCACCGATTATTCCGAACGCAGAGAAGTTATTAAAAAGGCAAGAAACCGGGGATCGCTGCCCTCAGAGTTATTTCACAAGCTTAGGAAGCTTGAAAATGAACAAACGATCAAGGTGGCAGACGGAGAGATTACTTCCGTGAAGCAAGGAGAAAACAAGGAACTGATTCTTTCCGTGGACACACAGGAAGTCAAGGTGCAGTCAATTGTTTTTGCAACCGGGTTCAGGCCATCCAGGCCTGGCGGAAGCTGGCTTGAGAAAGCCATTGAAACGTTTGGCCTTCCATGTGCAAAATGCGGATACCCGATTGTGAATCAATCCCTTGAATGGTGCCGGCATCTATATGTAACAGGGCCTCTTGCAGAACTGGAGATTGGGCCGATTGCCCG
This window of the Cytobacillus pseudoceanisediminis genome carries:
- a CDS encoding FAD-dependent oxidoreductase, producing MVYDWIVVGGGIQGSTIAAFLVKNNKVSTDKLRIIDPHVRPLFKWTTSTDRIGMKFLRSPFVHHLDVDPFSLRSYAAKHQWKKSEFYGVYKRPSLEMFNEHSQTLLHDLGLGASWHQGYVNGLDREDNYWIVNTAGEERLKAKRVVLALSINDQLHVPEWADSIKQEWHVMFHIFDDSADFSKLRMPVAVIGGGITAAHTVIKLSALYSGQVTLIKRHPFKVCDFDSDPGWLGPKYQKSYQRITDYSERREVIKKARNRGSLPSELFHKLRKLENEQTIKVADGEITSVKQGENKELILSVDTQEVKVQSIVFATGFRPSRPGGSWLEKAIETFGLPCAKCGYPIVNQSLEWCRHLYVTGPLAELEIGPIARNISGARQAAERIVQSI
- the rpsN gene encoding 30S ribosomal protein S14; its protein translation is MAKKSKIAKEIKRQELVLKYAELRKELKEKGDYEALRKLPRDSSPTRLKNRCQVTGRPRGYLRKFKMSRIAFREYAHKGQVPGVKKSSW
- a CDS encoding type B 50S ribosomal protein L31, which encodes MKVNIHPEYHKVVFMDMNSGFKFLTGSTKTANETIEWEDENTYPLIKVEVSSDTHPFYTGVQKFTDRGGRAERFMKRYNMKSK